A genomic region of Methylobacterium durans contains the following coding sequences:
- a CDS encoding cation diffusion facilitator family transporter, translating into MTGHAHEPGPSGHDRDLRGAAHDHDPSGHDHDRDHHNHKHGHGHGHVHAPKDFGRAFAIGIGLNAAFVVVEAGYGFAANAMSLVADAGHNLSDVLGLLVAWVASVLVRRRASARYTYGLRGSSILAALFNAVFLLVATGAILWEALTRLVHPEPVAGLTVMVVAGIGILVNGCTAWLFAAGAKGDINIRGAFLHMAADAAVSAGVVAAGLLIWLTGLDWIDPLVSLGIAGLIVWASWGLLTESVAMALSAVPPGIEPERVRDYLRGQAGVADLHDLHIWPMSTTEVALTAHLVMVEGHPGNGFLREVAGELHARFGIAHATLQIEEAGGPPCLIAQDCAV; encoded by the coding sequence GTGACCGGACACGCACACGAACCCGGCCCCTCCGGCCATGATCGCGATCTACGCGGGGCGGCGCACGATCATGATCCCTCGGGCCACGACCATGATCGCGATCATCACAACCACAAGCATGGGCACGGCCACGGTCACGTCCACGCGCCGAAGGATTTCGGGCGGGCCTTCGCCATCGGCATCGGCCTGAACGCGGCCTTCGTCGTCGTCGAGGCGGGCTACGGCTTCGCCGCCAACGCCATGTCCCTGGTGGCCGATGCGGGGCACAACCTGTCGGACGTTCTCGGCCTCCTCGTCGCCTGGGTCGCCTCCGTGCTGGTCCGGCGCCGGGCCAGCGCGCGCTACACCTACGGGTTGCGCGGCTCCTCGATCCTGGCCGCCCTGTTCAACGCCGTCTTCCTGCTCGTCGCCACCGGGGCGATCCTGTGGGAGGCGCTCACCCGCCTCGTCCACCCCGAGCCCGTGGCGGGGCTGACCGTGATGGTGGTGGCCGGGATCGGCATCCTGGTGAACGGGTGCACGGCCTGGCTGTTCGCCGCGGGGGCCAAGGGCGACATCAACATCCGCGGCGCCTTCCTGCACATGGCCGCCGACGCCGCAGTCTCGGCCGGCGTCGTCGCGGCCGGCCTCCTGATCTGGCTCACCGGCCTCGACTGGATCGACCCCCTCGTCAGCCTCGGCATCGCCGGGCTGATCGTCTGGGCCTCCTGGGGCCTGCTCACCGAGAGCGTCGCCATGGCGCTGTCGGCGGTGCCCCCCGGCATCGAGCCGGAGCGGGTGCGGGACTACCTGCGCGGGCAGGCCGGCGTCGCCGACCTGCACGACCTCCACATCTGGCCGATGAGCACGACCGAGGTGGCGCTGACCGCACATCTTGTGATGGTAGAGGGGCACCCTGGCAACGGCTTCCTCCGGGAGGTCGCGGGGGAGTTGCACGCCCGCTTCGGCATCGCCCACGCCACCCTGCAGATCGAGGAGGCGGGCGGTCCGCCCTGCCTGATCGCGCAGGATTGCGCCGTGTGA
- the coaE gene encoding dephospho-CoA kinase (Dephospho-CoA kinase (CoaE) performs the final step in coenzyme A biosynthesis.) produces MSAEMPRVRPFVLGLTGSIGMGKSATAAMFAECGVPVHDADAAVHALYGPEGAAGPAIGQAFPGTVGPDGAVDRAALRAAVIGHPDRLARLESIVHPLVRAAEADFLRRHAEAPLVLLDIPLLYETDGAARCDAVLVVTAPPEVQRARVLARPGLSETDFEAIRAKQMPDAEKRARADFVIDTSHGFAHAKEAVERIVARVGRDRDTAG; encoded by the coding sequence ATGAGCGCCGAGATGCCCCGCGTCCGGCCCTTCGTCCTCGGCCTCACCGGCTCGATCGGCATGGGCAAGTCCGCCACCGCCGCGATGTTTGCCGAGTGCGGCGTACCGGTCCACGACGCGGACGCCGCCGTCCACGCCCTCTACGGGCCCGAAGGCGCTGCCGGCCCCGCGATCGGGCAGGCGTTTCCGGGCACGGTCGGCCCGGACGGCGCCGTCGACCGGGCGGCCCTGCGCGCGGCGGTGATCGGGCATCCGGACCGGCTCGCCCGGCTCGAATCCATCGTGCATCCCCTCGTCCGGGCGGCGGAGGCCGACTTCCTGCGCCGCCACGCGGAGGCGCCCCTCGTCCTCCTCGACATCCCCCTCCTCTACGAGACGGACGGCGCAGCGCGCTGCGACGCCGTCCTGGTGGTGACGGCGCCGCCCGAGGTGCAGCGCGCCCGCGTCCTGGCCCGCCCCGGCCTGTCGGAGACGGATTTCGAGGCGATCCGCGCCAAGCAGATGCCGGATGCCGAGAAGCGGGCCCGGGCCGATTTCGTGATCGACACGAGCCACGGCTTCGCGCACGCGAAAGAGGCGGTGGAACGCATCGTCGCGCGCGTGGGAAGGGACCGGGACACAGCCGGTTGA
- the dnaQ gene encoding DNA polymerase III subunit epsilon, translating to MLREIVLDTETTGTDAKGGDRLIEIGCVELVNHIQTGRTFHRYINPQRAVSEGAFAVHGLSDAFLADKPVFADVVDAFRDFCGDGRLVIHNAPFDVGFLNAEFARFGAAAPPAIDLEAVVDTLIMARRKHPGAANNLDALCNRYGIDTTRRTKHGALLDAQILAEVYIELLGGKQTSLGLGMVEVKEAVAVEEEGGEPVTVGVRKVRSRLTPEEQARHEAFLAGLGAQAIWRDYLGEEGSA from the coding sequence ATGCTCCGCGAGATCGTCCTCGACACCGAGACCACCGGCACCGACGCCAAGGGCGGCGACCGGCTGATCGAGATCGGCTGCGTCGAACTCGTCAACCACATCCAGACCGGCCGTACCTTCCACCGCTACATCAACCCGCAACGGGCGGTGTCCGAGGGCGCCTTCGCGGTCCATGGCCTGTCCGACGCCTTCCTCGCCGACAAGCCGGTCTTCGCCGATGTCGTGGACGCGTTTCGCGACTTCTGCGGCGACGGCCGGCTCGTGATCCACAACGCGCCCTTCGACGTCGGCTTCCTCAACGCCGAGTTCGCGCGCTTCGGCGCCGCCGCTCCGCCCGCCATCGATCTGGAGGCGGTCGTCGACACCCTGATCATGGCCCGGCGCAAGCATCCGGGCGCGGCCAACAATCTCGACGCCCTCTGCAATCGCTACGGCATCGACACGACGCGGCGCACCAAGCACGGGGCGCTCCTCGACGCGCAGATCCTGGCCGAGGTCTACATCGAGCTCCTCGGCGGCAAGCAGACGAGCCTCGGCCTCGGAATGGTCGAGGTGAAGGAGGCGGTGGCCGTCGAGGAGGAGGGCGGCGAGCCGGTCACCGTCGGGGTACGCAAGGTGCGGTCCCGTCTTACGCCGGAGGAGCAGGCGCGTCACGAGGCCTTCCTGGCCGGCCTAGGGGCCCAGGCGATCTGGCGCGACTACCTCGGCGAGGAGGGCAGCGCCTGA
- a CDS encoding shikimate dehydrogenase: protein MKKAFVVGHPIAHSRSPLIHNHWLGVHGIAGSYERLDVTPDAFPDFVRALPASGFAGGNVTIPHKEAAFRLADELTPRAERIGAVNTLVVGANGRIRGDNTDAPGFIAHLDQSLGGDWPERTGGTALVLGAGGAARAVVVGLAERGLRRILIANRTPERAAALVPLAPGAAESVAWDDLPGLLPGTGLLVNTTSLGMTGHPPLDLDLAPLSARAAVADIVYAPLETPLLAAARARDLAAVDGLGMLLHQAVPGFEAWFGLRPAVTDDLRARIVADLRPA, encoded by the coding sequence ATGAAGAAGGCCTTCGTCGTCGGCCACCCGATCGCCCATTCGCGCTCGCCGCTGATCCACAACCACTGGCTGGGCGTCCACGGCATCGCCGGCTCCTACGAGCGCCTCGACGTCACCCCCGACGCCTTTCCGGATTTCGTGCGCGCCCTGCCCGCGTCGGGCTTCGCCGGCGGCAACGTCACCATTCCCCACAAGGAGGCGGCCTTCCGCCTCGCTGACGAACTGACGCCACGGGCCGAGCGGATCGGCGCCGTCAACACCCTCGTCGTCGGCGCGAACGGGCGGATCCGGGGCGACAATACGGACGCGCCGGGCTTCATCGCCCATCTCGACCAGAGCCTCGGCGGCGACTGGCCGGAACGCACGGGCGGCACCGCCCTGGTGCTGGGCGCCGGGGGCGCGGCCCGCGCCGTCGTCGTCGGCCTCGCCGAGCGCGGGCTTCGTCGCATCCTCATCGCCAACCGGACGCCGGAGCGCGCCGCCGCCCTCGTCCCGCTCGCGCCCGGCGCGGCCGAATCCGTCGCCTGGGACGACCTGCCCGGTCTCCTCCCGGGGACGGGCCTCCTCGTGAACACGACCTCCCTCGGCATGACGGGGCACCCACCCCTCGACCTCGACCTCGCCCCCCTCTCCGCCCGGGCGGCGGTCGCCGACATCGTCTACGCACCCCTGGAGACGCCGCTCCTGGCCGCCGCCCGCGCCCGGGATCTCGCCGCGGTGGACGGGCTCGGCATGCTGCTGCACCAGGCGGTGCCGGGCTTCGAGGCGTGGTTCGGGCTGCGGCCGGCGGTCACCGACGACCTGCGCGCCCGCATCGTCGCGGATCTGCGGCCGGCATGA